The genomic stretch GCAGCTTAGAGCGGAGCGCCTTTCCCATGAAATTCACGGCCAACACCAAGGACATCGCGAGCGCAGTGGGCGCGGCGAGCAAGGTCGTCAACGCGCACACTACGGTGCCGATTCTTTCCAACGTGCTGTTGCAAGCCGCGGACGGCAAGATCTCGGTACGGGCGACGGATCTGGAGCTGACGCTCGAACACGCGTTTCCCGCCGAAATCGCCGAAGCCGGCAGCGTAACGATTCCGGCCAAGCTCTTTTCGAGTTATCTCGGCAATCTGCCGGCCGGGCTGCTGGAGTTAACCGGCACGCCGACGCGCGCGAGCGTAAAGTGCGAGCGCAGCAATTACGACTTTCACGCGCTCCCGCCGGATGAATACCCGCCGCTCCCCTCGGCCCAAAAAGGGACGAACTTCAGCATCGCGGGCAAACGCTTTCGCGATGGCGTGAACGCCACGATCTTTGCGGCGTCGAGCGAAGAGGCGCGCGGTGCGGTGCTGATGGGGACGCTACTCGAGATCGAGGGCGATTCGCTGACGATGGTCGCGACCGATGGATACCGGCTGGCGAAGTGGCAGACGACACTGGAGAACGGTATCACGGGGAGCGAGAAGTTCATCGTGCCGTCGCGCGCGCTCGCCGAAGCGGCCCGCAACCTCGGCGGCGGTGAAACGATCACCGTAACGGCGCTCGGCGCGTCGAGCAACCAGCTGATGTTCGCTTCGGGCGACACCTCGATCATCGTGCGGTTAGTCGACGGACAGTATCCTAACTACGGGCAGGTGATTCCGGCGAAGTTCGATCGCTCGACCACGGTCAACACGGTCGCACTCATCGCCTCGCTCAAGCGCGCGGAGTTGGTCGCCGGCGATCGCGCCAGCATGGTGAAACTCGCGATGGCCAATCAAACGCTGATCGTGACGGCCAGCTCCGACGTCTCCGGCAACGCCTACGAAGAACTCGAGATCGAGCAAACGGGCGAAGATCTCACGATCGCGTTTAACGCGCGCTACCTGGTCGAGATTCTCAATCACATCGATTCACCGCAGACCGTCGTGGAGTTTCTGGGAGCGCTCTCGCCCGCCGCGATTCGTCCGCTCGAGCCAACCGACGGCGCCGCGCAACTCTACGTCCTCATGCCGCTACGGCAATGACGCCGCGGCGGCGTGCGACTCACTAACGTCACGCTCTCGAACGTTCGTAACTACGCGGCGCTGGATTTCGAACCGGCGCCGGGTCTCAACGTCTTCGTCGGAGCCAACGCGCAGGGAAAGAGCAATCTGCTCGAGGCCATCTCGCTGCTGGGAACCGGGAAGTCTTTTCGCACGAGTAAAGAGCACGACCTCATACGCAGCGGTCTGGAGCTCGCATCGATCTCCGGGCGCGCGCAGATTCGCGCCGGGTCGATCAACCTGGGATGCACGATAACGGCGAGTGCGCGCGGGACCCGAAAACTCTATACCGTTAACGGTCAGAGCGTGCGCTATGCGAAGTTTCTGGGCGCATTGCGCGTGGTCACGTTCGTGCCGGCCGATCTGCATTTAGTCGGCGGCCCGCCGAGCGAGCGGCGTGCGCTGCTCAACGTCGCGCTCGCGCAAGATCGCCCGCAGTACTATCGCGAGCTGGCGCGCTACCAAAAAGCGTTGGCCCAAAAATCGGCGGTGCTGCGCGGCGCGCAAGAACCCGACCGCGAACTGCTCGCGATCTACAATGCGACCCTCGTTGAGGCCGGCACCGAACTGATGCTCGCGCGCCGTCATTTTGTGGCCGCCGTCGGGGCCGCTGCGGCGCGCGTACACGCGCGCTGGACGAACCAGGCGGAGGCGCTGGAAGTGCGTTACGAGCCCAACGTTGCGTTTGAGGCGCCGACGCACGCCGCAGTCGCGTCCGCGTTCGCCGCACGTTTACGAGCGGTCGAAACGGCCGAGCTCGCGCGCAAGGCCTCGCTCGTCGGCCCCCATCGCGACGATCTCGCGCTCGAACTCGACGGCGCGTCGCTGGCGGCCTACGGTTCGCAGGGGCAGCAGCGCACGGCGGTACTGGCCCTCAAGGTCGGCGAATACACCGTCATGCACGAACGGTCCGGCGAGGCGCCGCTGCTCTTACTCGACGACGTTCTCTCCGAGCTCGATGCGGCGCGGGCGCGAGCCTTTCTCGAGGGCGTCGGCGGCTACGAGCAGGCGTTCATCACGGCCACGCATTTGCCGCCCGAGCTCGCCGGGGCAACGATCTTTCGCATCGCCGGCGGCGGCGTGGCACCGGCTTCGGGGAGCGCGGCATGACGCTGCGCCCACTCAAGAACGCCGTCGGAGCGTGGACGCCCGGCATAGCCGCCAGTGAAGACCCGCTCGTCGCGATTCGCACGGCCTGGCCCGCAATCGTCGGGGCCGACGTGGCCGCTCATTGCCGGCCGGCGGAACTCGAGCGCGGCGCGCTGCTGATCGTAACGCGTACCAGCGCCTGGAGCCAGCAGCTCTCGTTCCTAAGCGAGCGGATTCTCGCGGCGGTGGGCGCGCGCACGGGCTCGCGCCCGGAGCGACTGCGGTTTCGCGTCGGCCAAATTCTCGAAGACGCGCCGGCGCGCGCCGCTGCTAACGCGCGCCGCGAGCGTCTGCGGCGCGTCGAGGACGATCGCGCGCCCTCCGTCACGCTCGATGCGGCCGTGGCCCGCTTTCGCGAGGACGTGACCGCGGCCCAGCGGGCCAAAGCCGCCGCCGGGTGGAAAGAGTGTGATCAGTGCGGAGTTTGGGTTGCGCCCTCCGTCGGAGCGCTTTGCGTGCCGTGCGTTAACGCACGGGCCGAGCGGCGCACGCAGGCGGTGGCGCAGCTGCTCTACGATGCCCCGTGGCTCGGCTTCGCCGGCGTCTCGGGCTTAGTCGAGGGCTTGCAATTATCGGAGTACGAGTCGATCCGCAGGCGGCTGTTGCAACGCTGGTGGGACGTTCTTGTGCGCCTCGTCAAATCGGGCCGCCGCGCGATGACCCACCGCGAACGCATGATCGCGAGTTCCTACGTGTTGCTCAAGAGCGGGCTCGACCCCGAACGCATCGCACCTGCCGTCGTGCGCGACCTGCTCGGAGACGAGCTGCACGACATCCTATACGGTAACGAGAGAATCTAAAGAACGAATGTCAGATAATTACGGCGCGGAACAGATCGAAGTCCTCAAAGGACTCGAAGCGGTCCGCAAACGTCCGGGAATGTACATCGGCAATACCTCCGAGCGCGGGTTGCATCAACTCGTGTACGAAGCCGTCGATAACGCCGTCGACGAAGCGCTCGCCGGCCACGCCCACAACATCACGGTCACGCTCTTTAAGGACGGCGCCTGCGCCGTCGAAGACGACGGCCGCGGCATTCCCGTGGACATGCACGCCGAAGAAAAACTGCCGGCCGTCGAAGTCATCATGACGATCCTGCACGCCGGCGGAAAATTCGGCAAAGGGGGCTACAAGGTCTCGGGCGGCCTT from Candidatus Baltobacteraceae bacterium encodes the following:
- the dnaN gene encoding DNA polymerase III subunit beta; the encoded protein is MKFTANTKDIASAVGAASKVVNAHTTVPILSNVLLQAADGKISVRATDLELTLEHAFPAEIAEAGSVTIPAKLFSSYLGNLPAGLLELTGTPTRASVKCERSNYDFHALPPDEYPPLPSAQKGTNFSIAGKRFRDGVNATIFAASSEEARGAVLMGTLLEIEGDSLTMVATDGYRLAKWQTTLENGITGSEKFIVPSRALAEAARNLGGGETITVTALGASSNQLMFASGDTSIIVRLVDGQYPNYGQVIPAKFDRSTTVNTVALIASLKRAELVAGDRASMVKLAMANQTLIVTASSDVSGNAYEELEIEQTGEDLTIAFNARYLVEILNHIDSPQTVVEFLGALSPAAIRPLEPTDGAAQLYVLMPLRQ
- the recF gene encoding DNA replication/repair protein RecF, translated to MRLTNVTLSNVRNYAALDFEPAPGLNVFVGANAQGKSNLLEAISLLGTGKSFRTSKEHDLIRSGLELASISGRAQIRAGSINLGCTITASARGTRKLYTVNGQSVRYAKFLGALRVVTFVPADLHLVGGPPSERRALLNVALAQDRPQYYRELARYQKALAQKSAVLRGAQEPDRELLAIYNATLVEAGTELMLARRHFVAAVGAAAARVHARWTNQAEALEVRYEPNVAFEAPTHAAVASAFAARLRAVETAELARKASLVGPHRDDLALELDGASLAAYGSQGQQRTAVLALKVGEYTVMHERSGEAPLLLLDDVLSELDAARARAFLEGVGGYEQAFITATHLPPELAGATIFRIAGGGVAPASGSAA
- a CDS encoding DUF721 domain-containing protein; this translates as MTLRPLKNAVGAWTPGIAASEDPLVAIRTAWPAIVGADVAAHCRPAELERGALLIVTRTSAWSQQLSFLSERILAAVGARTGSRPERLRFRVGQILEDAPARAAANARRERLRRVEDDRAPSVTLDAAVARFREDVTAAQRAKAAAGWKECDQCGVWVAPSVGALCVPCVNARAERRTQAVAQLLYDAPWLGFAGVSGLVEGLQLSEYESIRRRLLQRWWDVLVRLVKSGRRAMTHRERMIASSYVLLKSGLDPERIAPAVVRDLLGDELHDILYGNERI